In Acropora muricata isolate sample 2 chromosome 13, ASM3666990v1, whole genome shotgun sequence, the DNA window AATTTCTTGGCTTTGAAAGAAAGTCGTTAAAACTTTGTTTCGCCGTTAAGCTTCATTTCAAAACtatagttaaaaaaaactatcgtaggttttttctttaatgttcTCTACTCTCTTGTGGGCTGGTTAATCTTGAAGAAACGATCTGAGTGACAGCAGAGCTCAGATCAGAGTAACAAAAGACAATCCGAAACAATGGCGGTATGCGTATTTTTCTTTCTATGAAATTGTTTGCTCCTATTCAAAAATGTGAGTTTTTTTCCACCTGGTCATCAAAACAAAATGAGTGAGGTACAATAATTCGTTCGCATTTAATTGCACACGGTGGGAATTACCATCTGTCACCGTCGGTGATGTAAAGAGAGAGTGGATTCCTCCAAAACGCCTTTGCAATTGCAAAATTCAGAGAATATGGAAGCCTTGGGTACCATAAtttcgttcttgttgtttcGTCCGCTCGTGTGGGCAGGTGAATCTTGCAGCAATGATAATTCAGAATACGGTTTTGCCCTTGTCGATCACGTTTATCGATCATTTTTTGCTGATCGTTTGGTGTCTTGTTACATGTCTTGTTCCATGCAACCAGCTTGTCAAAGTCTAAACTACAATCTTGCTGACAAGACTTGCGAATTCAACAACGATACGAAGCATTTTCGGCCTAAGTATTTTGTGGAGAAACCAACATACGTTTATGCGGACAACCCCGACTCAGGTGCGtttctgtttcttctttttattattattatttttttcacatatttttcagaaaataattcttttttgtgtgtgtgtgtgttttgttctttgtcctccttttttctccttctttttaACCGAtaagaatctgattggttgtgaaGTTTCTtcttacaagaaaaaaaaagaaaacaaaacaaaagaaagttgGATAGAGGACCAAAAAAATTGCGTTATCTCTTTTATTACTCAGTTTTGTCAGCTAGAGAATTTAGGAATTGCAAGATTTTGCAGGACTACGTTTTTGGACGTCATTGTGAGGATGTGGCgactttgttattttcttttgtgtaaaCTTCGGAAACATGCCGTTCGAGGGCGTCAATTAACTTGTGTTCGATTTTAATGGAAATTTTTAGTCTCTCCTTTTCCCCAAGAAAGCTCAGGCATCCAGGAGATTTAGGATCTCGAAAGTAAACAACTCTTTCCATAATGCGACCCTTATCAGTTGTAACGCAAGATTTAAAAAGTAGACTTCGTAGGTCTTCGGCGAGTAATttttgatgacaaaaattgCTTTACGATTGTGAGTTATCACagataaaataatttctttgctttacgTATCACGACTAGCATGTTCACAGTTCACGGCTTTTAACTTTTTACAATCACAAGTCATGGAAAATAATAGCCGATCACCGTTCACGGGAAACTCCCATTACGACCCCTCAGTCCGACCCCGCTAATCATCAATCGGGTTTTCGCTCATTACACTCTACTGTAACTGCCCTTCTGGAAGCTACGGATGGCTGTTAATGCGGTGATCTTCCTCGTTCTAAAAAAGGCATTCGACACCGTTGACCATGACATCCTTTTATCCAAAATGAATCTTTATGGCATACAAGGCTCAGCTCCTAATTGATTTAAGTCATATTTAACTAATCGTACACAACGATGTTTTGTTAATGGTTCTCTCTCTAGAATTTGTTCACTTAAATGCGGGGTACCACAAGGAACAATCCATGGCCACCTTTTATTTCTGATTTATATTAATGACTTGCGAAACTGCCTAACATCGTGCCAGCCTAGGATGTATGTTGATGACACTCGCATCACCTATGCTGGCGTTGATGTGAATTCAATACAGTCAAATCTGAATAAATTATCCAAAAAGGTCGCTTCTGGGATAGGAGCAATAAAAGCCTTCCCTGTAATGCGACAGAAGCTAAATCTTAACTCAATTTAAACGATTAGTTAGCCTACATTTTTAATGTTACGGTATACATGGCATTCATGAAAAACAGGTTTTAGTTAGATTAGTTGTAGTTAggttttgtattttgtttaggATAGTTAggttatttctaattttttatACCCCTGATGGATTTCACCGTGTTTAAATTAAGATTTTTACATTACATTTACATCACattttttacattaattttttttacaatacaTTACATCAATAAACAGTTACAACCTTTAGAAATTTTATTTGTAGTCCGTCCAGTGCACTTggaattatttcattttcttcaatGTTGTTTTTTATGTCTATACAGAACATCCTTGGCGCAAATTGAATTCAGCTCCAGTGTGCTTTGGCGCCCAAGGTAACCAGTTTGGCCGGTTTCGAGTTGAAGTTGGTGGCTCTATCCAAGCTGTCAAACTGGTTCACCTAACTGGACAGGTGACCTGTAATCATCGCCAAGTAAATGCTGGGAGCAAATGGGGATGTGGTACACCCAATTCCGTTGTTCTCATACACGTCTTTTTGACAGACGCATTCAACACCATTCTCCTACCGATGGGTCAAAGTTCTCCTTACACCATTCCGGGATATGATGCACAATCCAATGAAATTATCTTCAGTGGCTTCCCGAATCCACTCCATCTCTCCTCTGATGGAGAATTAAGGCTGTGGTACGAGGAGGATCTTAGAGATCACACTGAACATGATAATAATGGGACATCGTGCACTGATGTATTTGCTAAGTATTTGTAGACATGAAAGCCATCTTTATTGAATTTAAGCTAAACTTAATATATGGCCTAGCATTCAAAATCATTACTCAAAACTAGAAATACACATAGTGTAgtcagttaatttttttctacatCAGTCAGTTTTCCTGGtgactttgtttcttttcattttattatgGAAGGGACGTCTAGGAGTACTTCTTAGAAGCCTTGGGCCACTTTTTTCATAGATGAAGAATAGGTTTCTTCCTTTTTTAGCCACAATTGAGCAGCGCTTTTTGGTAGTTTTTCTTAACACTACCTGGCGTAGTACACTTTCTAAAGTTGTTACTATGAGTGTACCATACAGTTCTCTTGTAACCTGAATCTTAGAGTGCTGTTTACTGCTACTAGTTTTTCAGAGTGCATATTCACCTCAAATTTGCTCGTTCTAGTGGGATCGCAATTTCAATACGCATTTCGCCATAACGTTGCATAGATACACTCGTAGTGGAAACGAGACGTACAGCGCAGGTGAACAGTGTACTGAAGATTGACAGAATATCAGACTCATACAAATCTATAGAAATGTAAAGGTGGAATAGCCTGGATCGTACCATTCACGTTAAAGCGTAATATTCCAAGAGCCCACGAGGAGGGGTGCAAAGTCTCTATTTCGTCACGCTGCGGTGAATCCACAGACCTAGTAATTTTAGACACTCAAGCAGAAGCGTCACTAAAAGCCCAGATTTCTTTTCCCTAGGTTCTTCTCCATTCTTAAAGCCCCTCTAATGCGAACGAAGGTGAAAATTCTTGGGGAAAAGAGGTACGAATTAATCCTCTTTCAATAGTTAATATCGTGAAGACCGACAAAGCACACATTCGAAATGTGGGATTGGCATCCTTCCTCGACAATATTTGAAACTAACGGGCGAGAGAACATGCCCATTGCTTTTTTGTGTTGACATAGTCTTTGGTCATATTATGGTTTTCacatattatatataatagTCTGTGGTCGTTATTGAAATCGCTTAATATTAGTTAACCTGCTGATGGAAGCTAAGGGTAAGGCTTTATATTGTGAGACAGTTTCTTGTTAACTGTTGATCgatcctttcttttcttttttttttcctgtttattaATTTACACCGTTAcataacatttcaaaatgaagATTAATTACAGGTATTCCTAAAACATGCAACActcacacacacatacacaaacACACGCACAACCACAAAACAAAGGctaaacaaaatttataacactAAATTCTAAAGGTAGTTCACCTGCTGATGGAAGCTAAGGGTAAGGCTTTATATTGTGAGACAGTATCTTGTTAACTGTTGATTGATCCTTTCTTGACATCGAGAGGAGTGACTTGTTCTAAAGCAATGAGATATGTCTCTTATTGAACAAGTGCATTTTCTTGTCCTGTACAATCTCAATAGGAAGTTTCAACAGCGATGGCGACAACGCATAGGAAAATACTTGGAAATTACTTGAAAGTAAACAATGGcgcagttgtgactatttttcGATTATTTCCGGTCATCGTAACGTTGATTGAATACTACAATGTTGACGAAATCAGCAAAAAAAGAGCGTTAAAATATCTTAgccttgaaactaaatttgaTAACTCTTAACATCAATATTGTCTCAATATTGTCTTGCTTTGCTCGATTAAACTTTTACTGTCTGAACTAACATGATATTCTGTCAAACAAGTTAATTTGTTGATTAACGTTGAGTAATAAAAAAGGCATTTTGatgttgaaaatggccgaaTGAGATAATGAAAACACCGACTCAACTTTGTGTCATTGATATTGATTTGACTTTTTTAGAGGTAATAAAAACATCGCTTGAAAGTGACATTCTCTGTGGTGACATAAGTCAGTTTGACCTTATTAACTAAGAAAATCTCTTGGCGGTTTTTGTGTTGGAAGGTCCACAGCGTGAGCTTTAGCTGTACTTATtgccccgcagggttttggcccagacggtAAAGGTAATGGTGAAAAGTAcgcaagggattgccgaaacttcgcTGGGGGTCGAAGAAACACTCGAACGAGTCTGAGAGCGgagtctttgcacgagattctgaagtggaaagggaagagctgtaattaaataaaaaaaatcatatcgacgctcatccgatttagagttaaaTTGTAGAAACCCATATAGCTCAttcatatcgtaagtttatttgctgaaaaatcgcatcgaagccCATCCGATccagaaactcgcattgctcatatatgtgtgtatgtatgtcttcatttatacacggagaatcatcggttaagctaaaagttaaaaactaaaactcattacaactgttttacatgattgccgtgtgggaatccggtATCTCAGATACAttcttaataccccgtttaaactgcccaatagaaccaacgctttttaaatcttggGGCAAGTTATTCCacaaacaaaccccgctataacaaaagcttcgaTTCAAGTACTttgtatttggcttgggcagcgaaagtttaccttcaagattCCTTAAGTTATAATCATTAGCATGGCGTTGAGTGAAAAGACATTGCCTTCAACcaaaagatacggtcacacttggacttgtcggacacaaatcaaacctaactgggcgcgaaagactcgcaccacaatccaaaaatttattcagtgattgagaaaaggacaaaaaactggtttagtgaaattggtatattttcagagttctagaggtgtagaggtcgcttttggttagcgtgtcacgcgtcagcgtgaaaagaagtttatctcacgttttgaattgttgttcaaacgctaattcaaagtggacacaCTGCAAATTATGGTAGTTGCTAAAAGAtgtatctgtgttgcaactgttcatcactAGGAtccctaaaatgtgtgcaattccacaactggtttcggctccattaaatgctataccaactgcagaacatttcaggaggagccacccacaatgtgagcacagttacggacaacacatatagatgagtgaggaaaataatgcaaagtaaaattaagacgttatttatcGAACTAagtacacacgtcaattaaattaataataaacaaaaataaaaataaaattgcgcgcgcacacgtaccaagatacaactgaaaaaataatctaagtaataaataagtaatgtaaggatgcgatggtgctattcaagcctggattgctaatctcatctccctcagggttgcaccatatttcACCACGATAACATCATGCcaattaaagaatttattaaatgatttctgaagtagattggtttcAAAGCCTTGTTGTCTCAGACGTaatgaaagtccgcggagtctattcatgaagtcaactttggacgtgcaaattctagcatatctcaccagttgacatatataaacaccgtaagctggattggcgggaatgtttcTGTCCATATGAGTCCATTTGAGGAAAgatgacaatccggaatgtaaagtcaccTCTCGtatagggcgtgaagtttcccggtacTGTGGCTGCCCATTGTGTTGGTCCttctgggttggtgcttcacatagcgataacctcatgcacctttcccctttggacagaaatgtctaCAAGAAAAATGGCTATGTAAATTCatttatcgtagatgctgatacggaaaggtgtttTTGTACCGCCCGTCTTGATatttgtgtcgagataacactcTTCAGTAgatgatgtggaagtgtccgtaagttgcaattccaaggggtaaattgcgctgaggcaggagccgatgagcaggagcttgcaactccaatactaagcctatgtcacggcatttttacagacggGTCTATTtctagtacaccttttcttctgtgaaagaaaggcagtttcgGTCCAGTAACGCAGCGACGTCAATtggtgtcttgtgattggttatggcactcccacgcgagtctcattcaaagtagattcgatctaaaaataaatcggtctatgaaaacgccgagGCAGGAATAAAGTTGAGTTGTATTCTCCTACTCATAGGTTCCTGGCTGAGGTAATtcccaaagtccacattgttaatactgaataaatcgtccaTCTATCGAAAGGTGTTGcggaactggatggcttttgtaatgtcctgtttcattgttttgaccatgacaTCGTACTCGAaagtatgaaggaagagatcagccaacaaaggtgcactattggtgcccattggtataccaataacctgccggaaaacaaaaaaaagggtaGGAAAAGAAAGTTTCCTTTAGTTACCGAAGAAATTGCACTCTTCTTCGTTAAATTCCCaatacaaaattaaaataacactAACAAGAAGCTGATGCTACAatataaaaaacagaaaacaataaatgcaaaaagaaaaaatggacaTGGTTAGAGATTTAAATGTGGTGGAGGATCGTTTTCCATTTCTCATTATGAGTTTCTGTAACATTACTTATCTCGTCAGTACagttttatttctcatttttgAAGGATTGCAtctttaatttcatttgttCCCATCTTCTTTCggtttagttttcttttcttttgcttctcctGTAAATACTCAATCGTTTAAAGTTTGATTTCCTAAAATGCTCGTTGATTGTTTGTGGTGTGAGCCGTTATATGAGTGTTTCTTCAACGTCACCAGCTCAGAACAATTCTGTGTCCCaaataaaacagttatttttAGAGATAAcatacacaatcatttctcTTTGCAACACAGCGAAAAAGGGGTCACTATAATGTTATACTGTAGAGCTCCACATCGTGACATTGCCTGAGATATGTTGCGGGAGATAAGGTTTCTTTTCAGTACCACAGGTCAGCCTATTAGCTATTGACTTTGAAACCTTTTTTTAGGTTTTCTTAAGATGTGgcattttattgtttattggACTTTAATCACTTCATCTACAGCAAGCATTTATTATGAATTTTTCAGCTGTCATTTTGAGTAAAACCAATTCTAACGCATTTTATAATTGCACAACATTTGCATTGTAATTAAGGTCGACTCCGGAAAACAGGTTCCCAAATATTGTTTTGTACAACATTGTTATAACCCAATCCACGCTAAAGTCTCTTTTGCCTCATCTCAAAAGAATCTTGTAAAATCTATCCCAACCCTCCCCTTCCCccccaccaaaaaaaattcGCTGATTGTCATAGCTTTCAAGTAATGCTGTAGCTAATGTAGGAATTATGCGTAGTTGTATATTTGCTTACTTGGTAGATTTTATTTCACGCAGCAGCAAGGTTTACAATCCAGCAGTTTTGATGCTACCCTGGCTTAAAATAAAtccaacttaaaaaaattgcgaTTCAAGGTCTTGAATGGTAACTTTTTtaagtttcattcattttacggcagagtagcatcaaactatgaggggcttatttcttcttctttgataCTTCTGTCCCCACACCCTTTAACTTAACCACTACCATAAAAGTTATCTTTTTATCGATTTACATAAGGAACGATACAATTTATTCTGTATCTGTTTCTCCACAAGACAATATTTCAAGGAATATTGTCATCTTTTTACTTTCTTATACATATTTTTACATATTTGCATTTGCGATGTTTAACCACGACGGGCTCCTTGGCACACAATTTTTACCTTCTCATTTTTCCATCTTACTTATACTAATCTCTAGaaatacataggagagacgaaacgacgtttaaaagaccgatttaatgaacaccgccgtaccatagataaccctaacaacaaatccaaacctaccacagccgcagaacatttcctgtcctctcctaaccacactgctaacgacatgatattaatccccatcgaaaaaatcttctccaaccgagattccatccgtaaggccagggaagcttttttaattcaaaaaggcagaacaattgatcccgttGGCCTGAACATctgcgaagaaacctattaatattgttacctcttatcatgttatttcattattttttcaccttatacttatctttagttttcactgtcaattatttttacttatttccggttattacacaacatgtaACATAAAAATCaggtaccaatgtaaaattatcattgtacctgaagaaggctggtttggccagccgaagtatagtacacctacaaaaaagatccttctacgttatgtcgacttctgcttttattttcttcattttatacgtgaagccgattagatcactattgatccaacgtacaccagcgggatcttccggttgtttgcttaaacgttttatagtcatctagaaatttgcatgtttgatcTTTTAGTAGAATTTTGATTCACATGTTGTACTATTTgatgtaatttttttccaataacAGTGTGAACTCTTTTAAGCCCAAATGGATTTCGCCACCAAAACCATTTTTACTGCTGATGAAAATGATATTTACTTGAGTTTCATACCGTAAACAGATTCTGAATTATTCAATGGCAAGCCGggcacctaaaaaaaaaagcagcctTTTGTGAGGATAAAATAAATAGAGCTCTATTCCACAGAAATACTACTGGAATAACCTTTTAGGTGTTCTAAGAAATTACATTTAATTTTCCCTAAATTGTCAATTCACCTTTGATCTATGAATATTTTAGAGTCTGATCGGTGTTTGCTCTCGTGAGTTGTAAAAAGCAGCAGAATTCTATACTCGAAAACCCAAAACAATTTCCGCTATTTTCATTGCACTTTGGTTCCTATTAATTCGTTATATGGCTAGATTAGCATTTCGAAAGCTTAACCAGTAGCAAGGGGATATCAAGGAAAACAGATTTGTAAACTTGATCTTATCTCTTTCGCAAGCATTTTCCAGAACATTTTGTCTTCTTGCCTATGATTACCACCGTATGCTTCGGATGAAGTTATTCTTGAATTGATAGCGACAATTTGGCAATGGAAAGTTGTCGTTATGAATTATGTTTCTCTCTGTTCTAAGCATTTTCCAAAGACTCCAACTCGTCAGTTATTTGGTTCGATATGAGCGAGCCCTGGTTGTGGTTAATTAACGGTTGCaaagtaaaaattaatgctGGGTTCCTTTTTCGCGAACGCTTCATACTTGCAAAAATGTGGATAAGAAGAGGTATGGACCAAAGTTCGTACCACACGTTCTATGCGattattattttcctctttCACAGAATTATTTCATAATCGTTATGACGCGACCTTTGTCATTTCCGTTGtcaatttattaaaaaaatatgtCCTCAATGCATGCTTAAGCCTTCCAGTTATTGTTCTTCAATGTTTTTCACGTTTTAACAGAAACTCCTTGGCGAAAGTTGAATTCAGCTCCAGTGTGTTTTGGCGCCAAAGACGAACAGTTTGGTCGGTTTCAAGTTGAAGTTGATGGCTCTATCAAAGCTGTCAGACTGGCTCACCTTTCTGGACAGGTGACCTGTGATCCTCACTCAATTTCCTGGAGCAATTGGGGATGTGATCAACGGGTTACTTTTTTCTATCTATTTGCACATATTTGCATTTGTGATGTTTAATCAAGACAGGTTCCTTAGGACACAAATGATTTTTGCCTTGTCATATTTTCATCTTATTTATACATATTCATataaatttgcatgtttgatGTCTTATTACAACTTAgacctattaataatttatagtCTGAGCAGTGTTAGCTCTTGTGAGAAGTCAAAAACAGAAGGCTCCTTCACTCGGACAAAATGGAGGGGGGCGTAAGGGTTCGCGGTGATGCGGTTTTGCGTTgtttttggtgcggtttttcggaatttttttttttaacctgcggtattgcggttttCCAAGACTGTGCGGTTTGCGGTAATTTAAAGTTTTAGGACGCGGTAAACGGTGAAGAAATGTATCTGCGGTGTTGCATTCTTACTAAATCTTACTCGGATAGTCTA includes these proteins:
- the LOC136896589 gene encoding uncharacterized protein isoform X2 encodes the protein MEALGTIISFLLFRPLVWAGESCSNDNSEYGFALVDHVYRSFFADRLVSCYMSCSMQPACQSLNYNLADKTCEFNNDTKHFRPKYFVEKPTYVYADNPDSEHPWRKLNSAPVCFGAQGNQFGRFRVEVGGSIQAVKLVHLTGQVTCNHRQVNAGSKWGCGTPNSVVLIHVFLTDAFNTILLPMGQSSPYTIPGYDAQSNEIIFSGFPNPLHLSSDGELRLWYEEDLRDHTEHDNNGTSCTDVFAKYL